A genomic region of Streptococcus suis contains the following coding sequences:
- a CDS encoding metallophosphoesterase, which produces MWGIVPDGEGFMVNGRAVEPDKVYQIMTNSFVWSGKDNYDDFHKAEIVQDLGLDIDIISEFFKRQYGG; this is translated from the coding sequence ATGTGGGGCATAGTCCCAGACGGTGAGGGTTTTATGGTCAATGGCAGAGCAGTCGAGCCAGATAAGGTCTATCAGATTATGACCAACTCTTTTGTCTGGAGCGGCAAGGACAACTATGATGATTTCCACAAGGCAGAAATTGTGCAGGACTTGGGACTGGATATAGACATCATCAGTGAATTTTTCAAAAGACAATATGGAGGCTAG
- a CDS encoding GNAT family N-acetyltransferase has protein sequence MELRRPTVADKETILDMLAEFEAAGSAMDGGFISKDVDFEDWILRNQDYEAGLNLPDGFVPSIQYVSFDQTGRALGFLSLRLRLNDFLLNKGGHIGYSIRPTERGKGHAKEQLRLGLQEAATKNISKVLVTCSADNQASRRTIVACGGVLEDVRDGVERYWIED, from the coding sequence ATGGAACTAAGAAGACCAACTGTGGCAGATAAGGAAACGATTTTGGATATGTTGGCCGAGTTTGAAGCAGCAGGCTCTGCTATGGACGGAGGCTTTATCTCCAAAGATGTGGACTTTGAAGACTGGATTTTGAGAAACCAAGATTATGAGGCAGGTCTCAATCTGCCAGACGGTTTTGTTCCTTCTATTCAATATGTGTCATTTGACCAAACAGGTCGAGCCCTTGGTTTTCTCAGTCTACGCCTACGGCTCAACGATTTCCTGCTTAATAAAGGCGGTCACATTGGCTATTCCATTCGTCCGACCGAGCGTGGAAAGGGCCATGCCAAGGAACAACTTCGACTTGGTTTGCAGGAAGCCGCAACCAAAAATATTTCCAAAGTCCTTGTGACCTGCTCGGCAGACAATCAAGCCAGTCGCCGCACGATTGTGGCTTGTGGTGGCGTTTTGGAAGATGTTCGAGACGGGGTAGAAAGATACTGGATTGAGGATTAA
- the nrdG gene encoding anaerobic ribonucleoside-triphosphate reductase activating protein translates to MNNPKPQEWKSEELSQGRIMDYKAFNFVDGEGVRCSLYVSGCLFHCEGCYNVATWSFKAGIPYTKELEDRILADLAQPYVQGLTLLGGEPFLNTGTVLPLVKRIRKELPEKDIWSWTGYTWEEMMLETPDKLELLSYLDILVDGRYDRTKRNLMLQFRGSSNQRIIDVQKSLQEKRVVLWDKLKK, encoded by the coding sequence ATGAATAATCCTAAACCACAAGAATGGAAGAGCGAGGAACTTAGCCAAGGGCGAATAATGGACTACAAAGCCTTTAACTTTGTGGATGGAGAAGGAGTCCGTTGCTCTCTATATGTTAGTGGCTGTCTGTTTCACTGCGAGGGCTGCTACAATGTTGCAACCTGGTCTTTTAAAGCTGGGATTCCCTATACCAAGGAGCTTGAAGACCGCATTTTAGCAGACTTGGCCCAGCCCTATGTGCAGGGCCTAACCCTCTTGGGTGGCGAGCCTTTTCTGAATACGGGCACGGTCCTCCCACTCGTAAAGCGAATTCGGAAAGAACTGCCAGAAAAAGACATTTGGTCTTGGACAGGCTACACATGGGAAGAAATGATGTTAGAAACTCCGGATAAGTTAGAGTTACTATCCTATTTAGATATTCTAGTTGACGGCCGCTATGACCGTACCAAGCGCAATCTTATGCTGCAATTTCGAGGCTCATCGAATCAACGCATCATCGATGTACAGAAATCATTGCAGGAAAAACGAGTTGTCCTGTGGGATAAGTTAAAAAAATAG
- a CDS encoding amino acid ABC transporter permease encodes MIGVLGITGPAWYQGFLEWLPDGKLFSIRAVFDALPSIIERLPITIGLTLAGAFFGLILGLVFAIVKINRVRFVYPVQAVFVSFLRGTPILVQLMLTYYGIPLVLRGLNQEYGLNWNINAIPAAVFAITAFAFNEAAYMSESIRAAIQAASPGEIEAARSLGMTSGQVYRRIIIPNAAVIATPSLINTLIGLTKGTSLAFSAGIVEVYAQAQIQGGADYRYFERYISVSLVYWALSVLIESFGRFLENKMAIQAPESVDISGVGGDR; translated from the coding sequence ATGATTGGTGTATTAGGAATAACAGGACCGGCATGGTATCAAGGTTTTTTAGAGTGGTTACCGGATGGTAAGCTATTTAGTATTAGGGCTGTTTTTGATGCCCTACCATCCATTATTGAACGTTTACCGATTACGATTGGCTTGACGCTCGCTGGTGCTTTTTTTGGTTTGATATTGGGCTTGGTTTTTGCGATTGTAAAGATTAATCGTGTGCGATTCGTATATCCCGTTCAGGCAGTTTTTGTTAGTTTTTTGCGAGGCACTCCTATCTTGGTGCAGCTGATGTTGACCTACTATGGAATTCCATTGGTTCTCAGAGGGCTTAATCAGGAATATGGTCTTAATTGGAATATCAATGCTATTCCTGCAGCTGTCTTTGCGATTACAGCCTTTGCATTTAATGAGGCAGCCTATATGAGTGAGTCTATTCGTGCTGCGATTCAGGCTGCTAGTCCAGGGGAGATTGAGGCAGCTCGTTCCTTAGGTATGACTTCTGGCCAGGTTTATCGTCGGATCATCATTCCTAATGCGGCTGTGATTGCAACTCCGTCGTTGATTAACACCTTGATTGGTCTGACTAAAGGAACTTCCCTAGCCTTCAGTGCGGGTATCGTTGAGGTCTATGCACAGGCACAGATTCAAGGTGGGGCAGACTATCGCTACTTTGAGCGGTACATTTCTGTCTCTTTGGTCTACTGGGCGCTCTCTGTTCTGATTGAGTCTTTCGGCCGTTTCCTTGAAAATAAAATGGCTATTCAGGCCCCTGAATCAGTAGATATTTCTGGAGTTGGAGGTGATCGCTAG
- a CDS encoding replication-associated recombination protein A, protein MPANLALRMRPKSIDEVIGQEHLVGPGKIIRRMIDANMLSSMILYGPPGIGKTSIASAIAGTTKYAFRTFNATTDNQKRLQEIAEEAKFSGGLVLMLDEIHRLNKTKQDFLLPLLENGNIIMIGATTENPFFSILPAIRSRVQIFELQPLQTSHIRQALELALTDSERGFDFPITIEPEALDFLANATNGDLRAAYNSLELAVLSTKESDDGSRHIDLDAVENSLQKSYISMDKNGDAHYDILSALQKSIRGSDVNASLHYAARLIEAEDLPSLARRLMVIAYEDIGLANPEAQIHTVTALEAAQKIGFPEARILIANVVVDLALSPKSNSAYQAMDAALADLRKNGHLPIPNHLRDGHYAGSKELGNAIGYQYPHAYPEKWVDQQYLPDKLLNADYFTANDTGKYERALGMTQEKIKNLKKNRRQNP, encoded by the coding sequence ATGCCAGCCAATCTCGCCCTTCGTATGCGGCCCAAATCCATTGATGAAGTCATCGGTCAGGAACACCTGGTCGGTCCTGGAAAGATTATCCGCCGCATGATTGATGCCAATATGCTGTCGTCCATGATTCTCTACGGTCCGCCTGGGATTGGCAAAACCTCGATTGCGTCCGCCATTGCTGGTACGACCAAGTATGCCTTTCGGACCTTTAATGCCACGACCGACAACCAAAAACGCCTGCAGGAAATCGCTGAAGAGGCCAAGTTTTCTGGCGGTCTGGTCCTCATGCTCGATGAAATCCACCGTCTCAACAAGACCAAACAAGACTTCCTGCTTCCTCTCTTGGAAAATGGCAATATCATCATGATTGGGGCAACGACGGAAAATCCCTTCTTCTCAATTCTGCCTGCCATTCGCAGTCGAGTGCAGATTTTTGAATTACAACCTTTGCAAACCAGCCACATCCGACAGGCCTTGGAACTGGCTCTGACAGACAGTGAACGTGGTTTTGACTTCCCCATTACCATTGAGCCTGAGGCTCTGGATTTCCTAGCCAACGCCACCAACGGTGACCTACGTGCTGCTTACAATTCGCTAGAATTAGCTGTGCTTTCGACCAAGGAAAGTGATGACGGTAGCCGCCACATTGATCTGGACGCCGTGGAAAATAGCCTGCAAAAGTCCTACATCAGCATGGACAAGAACGGCGATGCCCACTACGACATCCTCTCGGCTCTGCAAAAATCCATTCGGGGTAGCGATGTCAATGCCAGCCTCCACTACGCCGCCCGTTTGATTGAGGCGGAAGACCTGCCTAGTCTGGCCCGTCGCTTGATGGTCATTGCCTACGAAGACATCGGCTTGGCCAATCCAGAGGCTCAGATTCATACGGTGACGGCCCTTGAAGCTGCCCAGAAAATCGGCTTTCCAGAAGCACGGATTTTGATTGCCAATGTGGTAGTCGATTTGGCTCTTTCTCCCAAGTCCAATTCTGCCTATCAGGCTATGGATGCAGCTCTGGCTGATTTGCGGAAAAACGGTCATCTGCCTATTCCAAATCACCTGCGGGACGGCCATTATGCTGGTAGTAAGGAGCTGGGAAATGCTATTGGCTACCAGTATCCGCATGCCTATCCTGAAAAATGGGTGGACCAGCAATACCTGCCCGATAAGTTACTGAATGCGGACTACTTCACCGCCAACGACACCGGCAAATACGAGCGTGCCTTGGGTATGACCCAAGAAAAGATAAAAAATTTGAAAAAAAATAGACGCCAAAATCCTTGA
- a CDS encoding amino acid ABC transporter ATP-binding protein: MIKIRNLVKEFSGQKVLDGIDMDIEKGQVIALVGPSGAGKSTILRSLNYLEQADAGSIEIDGFTVDFTNISKEEILTLRRKLAMVFQQFNLFERKTALDNVKEGLKIVKRMDDASATALAKEELRKVGLSERENHYPRHLSGGQKQRVALARALAMQPDILLLDEPTSALDPELVGEVERSIADAAKTGQTMILVSHDMNFIYQVADKVLFLENGRILEQGTPEELFHHPKEERTREFFASYSNPQF; encoded by the coding sequence GTGATTAAAATTCGCAATTTAGTCAAGGAATTTTCAGGACAAAAAGTACTAGATGGAATCGATATGGACATTGAAAAAGGGCAGGTTATTGCCCTTGTTGGACCATCTGGAGCAGGAAAATCAACAATTTTGCGTAGTCTGAACTATCTGGAGCAGGCAGATGCAGGGAGTATCGAAATTGATGGTTTTACAGTTGATTTTACCAATATTTCAAAAGAGGAGATATTGACCTTACGCCGCAAACTGGCTATGGTCTTTCAGCAGTTTAATCTGTTTGAACGAAAGACAGCTCTTGATAATGTCAAGGAAGGGCTTAAAATTGTCAAGCGGATGGATGATGCCTCTGCAACCGCCCTTGCCAAAGAAGAATTGAGAAAGGTCGGTCTGTCAGAACGTGAGAACCATTATCCAAGACATCTGTCAGGTGGTCAAAAGCAACGTGTGGCTCTTGCACGTGCTCTTGCCATGCAACCAGACATTTTGCTACTAGATGAGCCGACTTCGGCGCTTGATCCAGAGTTGGTTGGAGAAGTAGAACGTTCCATTGCCGATGCGGCTAAGACAGGACAAACGATGATTTTAGTTAGTCATGACATGAATTTCATTTACCAAGTGGCGGATAAGGTATTATTTCTAGAAAACGGCCGTATCCTGGAGCAGGGGACACCTGAGGAGCTTTTCCATCATCCTAAAGAAGAACGGACTAGAGAATTTTTCGCCTCTTATTCAAATCCTCAATTTTAA
- the nrdD gene encoding anaerobic ribonucleoside-triphosphate reductase, producing the protein MNVQENVLPSIELLVLKRDGRTVSFDQDKIFSALRRANQELEHPVSEAGLKIVLEAVLAEIGRRFEKDVQIYEIQTVVEQELLKAHLYDLAELYIQYRTRRDFRRHQATDINFEIHKLLSKDQSVVNENANKDADVFNTQRDLTAGIVGKSIGLKLLPAHVANAHQKGDIHYHDLDYSPYTPMTNCCLIDFKGMLAQGFKIGNADVESPKSIQTATAQISQIIANVASSQYGGCSADRIDEVLAPYAELNYQKHLKDAKDWVLADKQEEYARAKTQKDIYDAMQSLEYEINTLFTSNGQTPFTSLGFGLGTSWFEREIQKAILNIRIKGLGREGRTAIFPKLIFTVKRGLNLEPDSPNYDIKQLAIECATKRMYPDMLSYDKIIELTGSFKVPMGCRSFLQGWKDENGEDVTSGRMNLGVVTVNLPRIAMESAGDMDKFWEIFAERMAIAKDALVYRVERVKEATPANAPILYQYGAFGKRLAKTDAVDEVFKNRRATVSLGYIGLYEVATVFYGGEWETNPEAKDFTVDIIKKMKNLVEDWSDEYGYHFSVYSTPSESLTDRFCRMDTEKFGIVKDITDKEYYTNSFHYDVRKNPTPFEKLDFEKIYPAVGASGGFIHYCEYPVLQQNPKALEAVWDYAYDRVGYLGTNTPIDHCYACDFEGDFEPTERGFKCPSCGNSDPKLVDVVKRTCGYLGNPQARPMVKGRHKEISARVKHMNGSSL; encoded by the coding sequence ATGAATGTGCAAGAAAATGTCTTACCGAGTATAGAATTATTGGTTTTGAAACGTGATGGACGGACAGTATCCTTTGATCAGGATAAGATTTTTTCTGCTCTTCGGCGGGCAAACCAAGAATTAGAACATCCTGTTTCAGAGGCAGGTTTAAAAATTGTATTAGAAGCTGTTTTGGCTGAAATTGGTCGCCGATTTGAGAAAGATGTTCAAATTTACGAAATTCAAACGGTCGTTGAACAGGAATTGTTAAAGGCTCATTTATATGATTTGGCGGAGCTTTATATTCAATACCGAACACGCCGTGATTTTCGCCGTCATCAGGCTACCGATATTAATTTTGAGATTCATAAGCTGTTGAGCAAGGACCAGTCTGTGGTCAATGAAAATGCCAATAAGGATGCGGATGTGTTCAACACTCAACGGGACCTGACAGCAGGTATTGTCGGCAAGTCTATCGGTCTCAAATTATTGCCAGCTCATGTGGCTAATGCCCATCAAAAGGGGGACATCCATTATCACGACTTGGATTACAGCCCTTATACACCAATGACTAACTGTTGTTTGATTGATTTTAAAGGGATGTTGGCACAGGGCTTCAAGATAGGAAATGCGGATGTAGAAAGTCCGAAGTCTATCCAAACAGCTACGGCTCAGATTTCACAAATCATTGCCAATGTGGCCTCTAGTCAATATGGTGGTTGCTCAGCTGACCGTATCGATGAAGTTTTGGCGCCCTATGCGGAACTCAATTACCAAAAGCATTTGAAAGACGCCAAGGATTGGGTGTTAGCAGACAAGCAAGAAGAATATGCGCGTGCTAAAACGCAAAAAGACATCTATGACGCTATGCAGTCTTTGGAGTATGAAATCAATACCCTTTTTACTTCCAATGGACAAACACCCTTTACCTCACTCGGTTTTGGGCTAGGGACATCGTGGTTTGAGAGAGAAATTCAAAAAGCGATTTTGAACATTCGTATCAAGGGTCTGGGGCGCGAAGGTCGGACAGCTATCTTTCCTAAGCTGATTTTCACAGTTAAGCGTGGATTGAACTTGGAGCCAGATTCTCCAAACTATGACATCAAGCAATTAGCGATTGAATGTGCGACCAAGCGTATGTATCCAGATATGCTTTCTTATGACAAGATTATTGAGTTGACAGGTTCCTTCAAGGTGCCAATGGGCTGCCGCTCTTTCCTTCAAGGTTGGAAGGATGAAAATGGGGAGGATGTGACATCTGGTCGTATGAACCTAGGTGTCGTAACCGTCAATTTGCCACGGATTGCCATGGAGTCTGCAGGAGATATGGATAAGTTCTGGGAAATCTTTGCAGAACGCATGGCCATTGCCAAGGATGCTCTGGTCTATCGTGTGGAACGAGTGAAGGAAGCAACTCCAGCTAATGCTCCAATTCTCTATCAATATGGGGCATTCGGCAAACGCTTAGCTAAGACAGACGCTGTAGATGAAGTCTTTAAAAATCGTCGAGCAACCGTATCTTTGGGCTACATTGGTTTGTATGAAGTTGCAACAGTATTTTACGGTGGTGAATGGGAGACCAACCCAGAGGCAAAAGATTTCACGGTGGATATTATCAAGAAAATGAAAAACTTGGTTGAAGATTGGTCGGATGAATATGGTTATCATTTCTCAGTTTATTCGACACCATCTGAAAGCCTGACAGACCGCTTCTGCCGTATGGATACAGAGAAATTTGGCATTGTTAAGGACATTACGGATAAAGAGTATTACACTAACAGTTTCCATTATGATGTACGCAAAAATCCAACACCATTTGAAAAACTGGACTTTGAGAAAATTTATCCTGCTGTAGGTGCTAGTGGTGGATTTATCCATTACTGTGAATACCCTGTGCTGCAACAAAATCCAAAGGCCTTGGAGGCTGTTTGGGACTATGCCTATGACCGTGTAGGTTACTTGGGGACCAATACTCCGATTGACCATTGTTACGCTTGCGATTTTGAGGGCGATTTTGAGCCTACGGAGCGTGGCTTCAAGTGTCCAAGTTGCGGAAATAGTGATCCTAAATTGGTAGATGTTGTTAAACGAACTTGTGGGTATCTAGGCAATCCACAGGCCCGTCCGATGGTAAAAGGTCGTCACAAGGAAATTTCGGCGCGTGTGAAACACATGAATGGGTCGAGCTTATAA